A region of Streptomyces paludis DNA encodes the following proteins:
- a CDS encoding DUF6412 domain-containing protein, whose translation MDLSAYRLLRRAGLLLFLLTEVLLLDAGTLSAAVALAATAAAGSALALCAVISARTVPAVPRQRVRTAIRDREQRTAFLPQRDPDASGRTRPRAPGLGLATIAYA comes from the coding sequence GTGGATCTCAGCGCCTACCGGCTGCTGCGCCGCGCCGGCCTGCTCCTCTTCCTCCTCACCGAAGTCCTCCTGCTCGACGCCGGCACCCTCTCCGCCGCCGTCGCCCTCGCGGCCACCGCCGCCGCCGGGTCCGCGCTCGCCCTCTGCGCCGTCATCAGCGCCCGTACGGTGCCCGCCGTGCCGCGCCAGCGTGTACGGACGGCCATCCGCGACCGCGAGCAGCGCACCGCGTTCCTGCCGCAACGGGATCCGGACGCCTCGGGCCGTACGAGGCCCCGGGCGCCGGGGCTTGGTCTCGCGACGATCGCGTACGCGTAG
- a CDS encoding sodium:solute symporter family protein, with translation MNASVAIAVFGFFMVGTVVLGLLAVRRGGGGGGGLAEWSVGGRSLGTVFIWVLMAGESYTSFSYLGAAGWGYNYGAPVLYVVAYMSCGYALGYLVGPMLWRYARRHGLVGLSDIIAHRYGRPWAGALVAVLVTVFLLPYIQLQITGMGVVVSTISYGAISLHWGYFIAFAVTTGFVVVSGLRGSAWVSVLKDVLVIGTLGFLAVYVPLHYFGGYGPLLDRLVAEKGEWLTLPGHGSAGGGGLGAGWFVSTSLLNALTVVIFPTTVAGYLGARDADALRRNAIWLPAYNVLLFVPMLLGMAALFVVPGLSGADSNLALFRLVVDSLPAWAVGLIGVAAALSSIVPMAVFMLVIGTMWGRSVLSLLPRRRSGQGQKGAAQVVVVVAGGIALGLTYGAPQTLVRLSLISYEGMAQLLPLLLLGLVWRRFTLAGGVSGLVVGVATVCALVFSGHDPVWGTNAGLVALAANLAVALAVTYAGEADGLDGRPDGDVLAHDSLDSVSSLDSLDAEGARGSLGSRDSRDSPDAPGALDGLGSSRV, from the coding sequence GTGAATGCTTCTGTGGCTATCGCCGTTTTTGGTTTCTTTATGGTCGGGACTGTCGTTCTCGGGCTGCTCGCCGTCCGCCGCGGCGGTGGTGGCGGTGGCGGGCTCGCCGAGTGGTCCGTCGGAGGGCGCAGCCTCGGCACCGTCTTCATCTGGGTGCTGATGGCGGGCGAGAGCTACACCAGTTTCAGCTACCTCGGCGCCGCCGGCTGGGGCTACAACTACGGCGCGCCCGTCCTCTACGTCGTCGCGTACATGTCCTGCGGCTACGCGCTCGGCTACCTCGTCGGCCCCATGCTCTGGCGCTACGCCCGCCGCCACGGACTCGTCGGCCTCAGCGACATCATCGCCCACCGCTACGGCCGGCCCTGGGCCGGCGCTCTCGTCGCCGTTCTGGTGACGGTCTTCCTCCTTCCCTACATCCAGCTCCAGATCACCGGCATGGGCGTCGTCGTCTCGACCATCTCCTACGGCGCGATCAGCCTCCACTGGGGCTACTTCATCGCCTTCGCGGTCACCACCGGCTTTGTCGTGGTGAGCGGGCTGCGCGGCAGCGCCTGGGTCTCCGTGCTCAAGGACGTGCTGGTGATCGGCACGCTGGGGTTCCTCGCCGTGTACGTACCCCTGCACTACTTCGGCGGGTACGGTCCGCTCCTCGACCGGCTCGTCGCCGAGAAGGGCGAGTGGCTGACGCTGCCCGGGCACGGGAGCGCCGGCGGCGGCGGGCTGGGCGCGGGGTGGTTCGTCAGTACCTCGCTGCTCAACGCGCTGACGGTCGTCATCTTTCCCACCACCGTCGCCGGCTACCTCGGCGCCCGCGACGCCGACGCGCTGCGCCGCAACGCGATCTGGCTGCCCGCCTACAACGTCCTCCTCTTCGTTCCGATGCTCCTCGGCATGGCCGCGCTCTTCGTCGTCCCCGGCCTCTCCGGCGCCGACTCCAACCTCGCGCTCTTCCGGCTCGTCGTCGACTCGCTGCCCGCCTGGGCGGTCGGTCTCATCGGGGTCGCCGCGGCCCTCTCCTCGATTGTGCCGATGGCTGTGTTCATGCTGGTCATCGGCACGATGTGGGGGCGCAGCGTGCTCTCCCTGCTGCCGCGCCGACGGTCCGGGCAGGGGCAGAAGGGCGCCGCGCAAGTGGTCGTCGTCGTGGCGGGCGGGATCGCGCTGGGGCTGACGTACGGGGCGCCCCAGACGCTCGTACGGCTCTCGCTCATCTCGTACGAGGGCATGGCGCAGCTCCTTCCGCTGTTGCTGCTGGGGCTGGTGTGGCGCCGGTTCACCCTGGCGGGAGGCGTGAGCGGGCTGGTCGTGGGGGTGGCGACCGTATGCGCCCTGGTGTTCAGCGGCCATGATCCGGTGTGGGGGACGAACGCCGGGCTGGTCGCCCTCGCCGCGAATCTGGCGGTGGCGCTGGCGGTCACGTACGCGGGGGAGGCCGATGGCCTTGACGGCAGGCCCGATGGTGATGTGCTTGCCCACGACTCGCTGGATTCGGTGAGTTCGCTGGATTCGCTGGATGCTGAGGGGGCTCGGGGTTCTCTCGGGTCCCGTGATTCCCGCGATTCCCCGGATGCGCCGGGCGCACTCGATGGCCTCGGCTCCTCTCGTGTATAA
- a CDS encoding DUF3311 domain-containing protein: MLRHRPHLLWLLVPFVLFLVALPWVNRVRPVVLGLPFLPFWLLAATLLTPLSVSLAWRGDQRLRRSRERERERERSR, from the coding sequence GTGCTCCGACACCGTCCGCACCTGCTCTGGCTCCTGGTGCCCTTCGTCCTCTTCCTTGTCGCGCTGCCCTGGGTCAACCGGGTCCGGCCCGTCGTCCTCGGGCTGCCCTTCCTTCCGTTCTGGCTGCTCGCCGCCACCCTCCTCACCCCGCTCTCCGTCTCGCTCGCCTGGCGCGGGGACCAGCGGCTACGACGTTCGCGGGAGCGGGAGCGGGAGCGGGAGCGGTCGCGGTGA
- a CDS encoding tetratricopeptide repeat protein: MRPDMLPADHTAEAERLLRTATQYPEDNEPLLLQAAAHLELAGDRSRATGLYDSLLAGSPDHPHLVKALKAANLWEYGHEAEARAIIEGLRAAAPLEPAPWEIVAETLEAHDELEAAHATFTTALKLLLAPDEDVPYPTQSLLIGRHRVRRLLGLDHDTLDARADHVNPAPVPLDELHDPKRLWALGSDNPAELQAEITRLRAELGSYRTALSRPFPVAVLHWPTAELTELLTAYPALTTEYPSHAAHLSDLESSLRDLAATGTPNLGIVTATVPSYEAFAASEQSSPAHPPLLPQYATTLAARGRATPWPPPKNAPCWCTAETTYGKCHGAP, translated from the coding sequence ATGCGCCCAGACATGCTGCCTGCCGACCACACCGCGGAAGCCGAGCGCCTGCTGCGCACCGCGACCCAGTACCCCGAGGACAACGAGCCCCTGCTCCTCCAGGCGGCGGCCCATCTCGAACTGGCCGGCGACCGCTCCCGCGCCACCGGCCTCTACGACAGCCTCCTGGCGGGCTCCCCGGACCACCCCCACCTGGTCAAGGCCCTGAAGGCGGCCAACCTGTGGGAGTACGGCCATGAGGCGGAGGCCCGCGCGATCATCGAGGGCCTGCGCGCCGCGGCCCCGCTGGAGCCGGCGCCGTGGGAGATCGTGGCGGAGACCCTGGAGGCCCACGACGAGCTGGAGGCGGCTCACGCCACCTTCACCACGGCGCTGAAGCTCCTCCTGGCGCCGGACGAGGACGTCCCGTACCCCACCCAGTCCCTGCTGATCGGCCGCCACCGCGTCCGCCGCCTGCTGGGCCTGGACCACGACACGCTGGACGCCCGCGCCGACCACGTCAACCCGGCGCCCGTCCCCCTGGACGAACTCCACGACCCGAAGCGCCTCTGGGCCCTCGGCTCCGACAACCCGGCCGAACTCCAGGCCGAGATCACCCGCCTCCGCGCCGAACTGGGCTCCTACCGCACGGCCCTGTCCCGCCCGTTCCCCGTAGCGGTCCTCCACTGGCCCACGGCCGAACTGACGGAACTCCTCACCGCGTACCCCGCCCTCACCACCGAATACCCCTCCCACGCGGCCCACCTGTCCGACCTCGAATCCTCCCTGCGCGACCTGGCCGCCACCGGCACCCCCAACCTGGGCATCGTCACCGCCACAGTCCCGTCATACGAAGCCTTCGCCGCCTCCGAACAGTCCTCCCCCGCCCACCCCCCACTCCTCCCCCAATACGCCACCACCCTCGCCGCCCGAGGCCGAGCCACCCCCTGGCCCCCACCCAAAAACGCCCCCTGCTGGTGCACCGCAGAAACCACCTACGGCAAGTGCCACGGCGCGCCGTAA
- a CDS encoding very short patch repair endonuclease produces MSTAKPSSPGVSARMSRQTSRDTAPEVAVRKLLHASGYRYRVNVRVPDMPRRTIDIVFPRVKVAVFLDGCFWHGCPQHATQPKANAAWWREKLDRNMARDRETTEHLADLGWIVLRFWEHEASGTVADQVAAAVHRQKTDGAV; encoded by the coding sequence ATGAGCACAGCGAAGCCCTCATCCCCCGGTGTCTCCGCCCGCATGAGTCGCCAGACATCTCGGGACACCGCACCGGAAGTAGCCGTACGAAAGCTGCTCCACGCCTCCGGCTACCGCTACCGCGTCAACGTGCGCGTACCCGACATGCCACGGCGGACGATCGACATCGTCTTCCCCCGGGTCAAGGTCGCGGTCTTCCTGGACGGCTGCTTCTGGCACGGCTGCCCACAGCACGCGACACAACCGAAGGCGAACGCGGCCTGGTGGAGGGAGAAACTCGACCGCAACATGGCCAGGGACCGGGAGACCACGGAGCACTTGGCAGATCTCGGCTGGATTGTCCTACGGTTCTGGGAACACGAGGCATCCGGAACCGTGGCCGATCAGGTAGCGGCGGCCGTACATCGACAGAAGACGGATGGCGCGGTCTGA
- a CDS encoding MrcB family domain-containing protein — MGIQELLREVANTYDASAGSYRHVVGQQVLRGVASRSDLALPSPLRAKGYGGRTTPAATPWIGVFDPRINEKPGEGLYLAYIFSADLRTVSLTLQQSISYLEQRLGRGLARQIHLRRNAARLRAALGAQRRNGWMDEPELRHRAERPRAYEAASVISRCYETDQLPAESDLMDDLSHAAQLLTNVNEVDLSWWSQDNADFVTAGYSSSVHSTASEDPLSGFHPKDSSDYFAKIAARQQVKKRSHEKLINSFGVYVVERGFTPTTHLMHPKDLVLHRAEERRSADEEWLVEAKVVRRGNPTEAVRQAVGQLFEYSHFLYEERRRPEPHLVGLFTEDIGGYSSYLEKHGIASIWQKGDEWEGSPLAGEWGMVR, encoded by the coding sequence ATGGGGATACAAGAGCTGCTACGTGAAGTCGCTAATACCTACGATGCGAGCGCGGGGTCGTACCGTCACGTCGTTGGGCAGCAGGTGCTGCGTGGTGTGGCGAGTCGATCGGACTTGGCGCTCCCGTCCCCTCTCCGTGCCAAGGGGTACGGGGGACGGACGACTCCCGCCGCCACGCCTTGGATCGGCGTTTTTGATCCAAGGATCAACGAGAAGCCAGGGGAAGGTCTCTATCTCGCGTACATTTTTAGCGCGGATCTTCGGACGGTGTCTCTGACCCTCCAGCAAAGTATCTCTTATCTTGAGCAGCGTCTCGGTAGAGGTTTGGCGAGGCAGATTCACCTTCGGCGTAATGCTGCACGACTGCGAGCGGCCTTGGGGGCGCAGCGCAGAAACGGGTGGATGGACGAACCTGAGCTACGGCATCGCGCTGAGAGGCCGAGGGCATACGAGGCGGCCAGTGTCATCTCGCGATGCTATGAGACCGATCAACTACCTGCTGAATCCGACCTGATGGATGATCTCTCGCATGCGGCCCAATTGTTGACGAATGTGAATGAAGTGGATCTCTCCTGGTGGTCCCAGGACAATGCTGATTTCGTGACTGCGGGGTACTCATCCAGTGTCCATTCCACTGCGTCCGAGGATCCGCTCTCGGGGTTCCATCCGAAGGACAGCTCGGACTACTTTGCCAAAATTGCAGCTCGACAGCAGGTGAAGAAACGTTCCCACGAGAAGCTCATCAACTCTTTTGGGGTGTATGTGGTGGAGCGTGGGTTCACGCCGACGACGCATCTGATGCATCCCAAAGACCTTGTGCTTCACCGTGCCGAGGAGCGGAGGAGCGCCGATGAGGAATGGCTCGTAGAGGCAAAGGTGGTCCGTCGTGGCAACCCCACCGAGGCGGTGCGGCAAGCTGTGGGTCAACTCTTCGAGTACAGCCATTTCCTGTACGAGGAGAGGCGTCGGCCTGAACCGCATCTCGTAGGTCTATTCACTGAAGATATCGGGGGATACTCCAGTTACCTGGAGAAGCATGGAATCGCCTCGATATGGCAGAAGGGGGATGAGTGGGAAGGTTCTCCCCTCGCGGGGGAGTGGGGAATGGTTAGATAG
- a CDS encoding helix-turn-helix domain-containing protein → MAVGPTTRRRQLGAALRRLREKKGFTLDEAGALVNISKATLSRYETKEGTVKWPAVDALCRGYDASEDERLTLVELAKGAKIRGWWRSLADPIPESMNLMLALEDEVVREDHYACMYVPGLLQTRAYAEAVHRASEMRCSDQEITHMVDIRMKRQELLARDEPPHVWAVIDEAVVRRVVGGRDVMREQVRYLLDRAREPHITFQILPFETGAHAAAVGSFLILGGPTPELDVVYVDIIGGGLFMEKPEELARYKLAFEYLRAQALDIDASVALLNRVCEEL, encoded by the coding sequence ATGGCAGTCGGACCAACGACCAGAAGGCGCCAACTCGGCGCCGCCCTACGGCGACTACGGGAGAAGAAGGGCTTCACGCTGGACGAGGCGGGAGCACTGGTGAACATCTCCAAGGCAACCTTGAGCAGGTACGAGACCAAGGAGGGCACCGTCAAATGGCCGGCAGTCGACGCGCTCTGCCGGGGATACGACGCCTCCGAGGACGAGCGGCTCACACTGGTCGAGTTGGCCAAGGGCGCGAAAATCCGCGGGTGGTGGCGGTCGCTGGCGGATCCGATCCCCGAGTCGATGAACCTCATGCTCGCCCTTGAGGACGAGGTCGTACGCGAGGATCACTACGCCTGCATGTACGTCCCGGGCCTGCTCCAGACCCGCGCGTACGCGGAGGCTGTGCACCGCGCTTCGGAGATGCGCTGTTCCGACCAGGAGATCACGCACATGGTCGACATCCGCATGAAACGACAGGAGCTTCTGGCGCGGGACGAGCCGCCGCACGTCTGGGCAGTGATCGATGAGGCGGTGGTCCGGCGTGTGGTCGGCGGGCGCGATGTCATGCGTGAGCAGGTGCGTTATCTGCTCGATCGGGCGCGCGAGCCGCACATCACCTTCCAGATCCTGCCGTTCGAGACGGGCGCCCACGCCGCCGCTGTCGGTAGCTTCCTGATTCTCGGTGGCCCCACTCCCGAACTCGACGTCGTGTACGTCGACATCATCGGCGGTGGCCTGTTCATGGAGAAGCCGGAGGAACTGGCGCGCTATAAGTTGGCGTTCGAGTACCTGCGCGCACAGGCGTTGGACATCGATGCGTCCGTCGCGCTCCTGAATCGGGTCTGCGAGGAGCTGTAA
- a CDS encoding DUF397 domain-containing protein gives MDRDNAQWFKSSYSGGSGTECVEVAGLRGGGVVGVRDSGWLRGESIGVGSLAWGVFLGGVRGSGFGARGSGGDGGR, from the coding sequence ATGGATCGCGACAACGCACAGTGGTTCAAGTCGTCGTACAGCGGCGGAAGTGGCACCGAGTGCGTTGAGGTGGCCGGGCTTCGGGGTGGGGGAGTTGTTGGGGTGCGGGACTCTGGGTGGCTTCGGGGGGAGTCCATAGGCGTGGGGAGTCTCGCTTGGGGGGTGTTCTTGGGAGGCGTTCGGGGCTCGGGGTTTGGGGCTCGGGGCTCGGGTGGTGATGGAGGCCGTTAG